The sequence TCCATGTTCCATCTATGCCTTCATTGCCCTTACAATCCCAGCTGCCTTCCTTTCCATCTTTATGGATTGACAGATTCCTCTCCACTGGCTAATAGCCTACCTCGACTGTTAGCCCCTGTCAGTGGCCACATTCCTAAAACTTAATTCCTAAATGTCAATAGCACCATTCCCATCGACTTTACAAACAGATGATCCCATCCCCTGCGGTCATTAGTGATCTCTGGGAGAGACTCTCTGAAGTAACTCCTACTCCCATGCCTTCCACCCACCAACTCCAAGAGACCCTCACAGACCAATAGTCCTATCTTCATGGCTGCCCAGAGCTTTCAGATCCTCTTGGACCAAAACCCACATCTCCATGAGTCAGTCCTCTCCAAAGACAGACAGTTCGTCTGGCTAGCTAGTAACTGGGTAGATCCAAATCCTATCTCGTCTCCTGAAAGCCAGGACCACTGACCATTGACCTGGGATCTACAGTCCCGCCTAAGTGACTCATGGCTCAAATGCATTAGTGGTCAGGTTCCTTAAAACCAGTAGCCATCCTCCCTGGTTAATAACCACATATACCTGTGAACCGATGATCCCACACCCAGGGTAGTAGCTAATCTTCAAGATCAGTAGCAGAATTTTCACATGCTATGGAATAATGGCCTCCTTCCCAATGGTGGATAATTTAGTCTAAAGTCAGAGGCACGTTAATCAAATTAGCCCATCCTTATGAAAAGCAGTCCTTACCTATCACATTGATTGCTGTATTCTGAGGTATCAGCCCTTCCCCCTACCAAGGACCATCACTCATCCCCAGCCGGTAACTCTGTCTTTGCTTGGGGTCAGTGACCATCACCAGTAGTTCATCTCCCTATCCTTCATGTCTGTTTTCATGGATTAATCTATTTGTCCCATTGGCACCCACCCACCTACACTAAGACCCCCAATTCTGTCTCTAGAGATCAATTCTCCAGTCTCCAAAAGTTAAGTATTCTGAGCCTGTGGATTAGCAGACTCAGTCCCCTGGATCAGTAGCTCCGTGTCCTCACCAGTCCCCATTCCCACTGTCTACCCATGTGTGCAATGAGACCCAAGCCCCCACTTTATGAAACAGCAGTGGTCTCATCCCCAAGGGACGACATCTGTATCATCACTGATGAATAAATAGCTCTCTGCGTGTACAGTTGGCCAGTGGTTATCCCACAGACCAGGAGCTCCTACTTCATAGATCGATGACTGAGCAAGACGCCATCTGTTACCTCTGATCAATACCTCTACCAATGAGGATGAAGGACCCAAGCCTCCTAAGCAGAAAGAATCTCATTCTCCACCCTCAGGGCTGATCTCACATCCATGATCAAAGCCCTAATTTCTGACTGATAGCCCTGTCCCCAAGAGTCATTTGTCCCCATAAAACCATAGCTGCACCTCATTGCCCAGTAGTCAGACATCTTGTATGCAGTCCCCATCCCAACTcccttccatcttttctttctttctgtctccgtctgcctctctctcttcaattttagacagggtctgtctgcatgatagtcctgactgtcctggaactcctaagactggcctcaaagtcatagaaatccacctccctctgcctcccacgtgctgggattaaaggcgagtgctaCCGTGCCCACTCCGCCACCTGGCTTCAATACAGCTCTTGCTCCCTGAACTTCATCCTCGTACCAGCTTTGAAGTAGGCAGCTAGGGCCCACCCAGTACCCAGAAACCCTTCCTACTTTGTAGGTTTGGCCGCCGTGGAATTGTGCTGCTGACCTTGGGGCTTGTGGGCCCATGTGGTGTGGGAGGAGCTGCTGCAGGCTCTTCCACTGGCATCATGGTTCTTCGATTCCTCCTGGGCTTCCTGCTAGCTGGTGTTGACCTTGGTGTCTACCTGATGCGTAAGTGGCACCCTGCCCGAGAGCTCCGCCTTGGGTCTCCTGTCTGCCTTTCTGCAATTGCAGGCCATTTCCACTGCCCCTGGCTCCCAAATGTCAGCTGTTGTTctgatctgtttgtttgtttgtttatttagtttgaggttggatatttattaagtgggttatggaagggaaagggagagggagggaaagggagcaaggagagagagagagagagagagagagagagagagagagagagagagagagagagagagaagcgggGAAGAAgcggggggagaggagaggagaggagaggagaggagaggagaggagaggagaggagaggagaggagaggagaggagccatggcagcagctacctctttgggagagagacagaaagcctGACCTGGTCCAGGCAAGGGTCCTGCTTCTTCCCACTCTGTCCTCCCACTTGCCATCATCTTTAAAGCCCCAACCTGACCTTCTTCTGTCAGAGAAGAGtctgattttgaaaatgaaatatcgGCCACATACGGCCGCATGCAGGTGTGATTCCAGTACATGGGAGGCTATCGAGAAAAGGTTGAGTTCAAGTGTGGCCTGAGATAcattgtgagaccttgtctcacaccTAAAGGAAATCCTAAGAAGCTATGTGACCTTGGACAAAGGTCGAATTGAAGGTCAAATAGAACAAATAGGAAAGGATCTGTAAATTAGGTATGCTGAGCGCCCCGGTCACTCTGATCTAAAGTCCAGCCAGGTTTAAGGAGCGGGGTCCGGGCTCTTTCTCCTTGCCACCCAGAGGTTAGTCTGTGGGAGGTGACGGCTGCAGCCTCTGTTGACGGCCTGACCTAGCTTTCTgtcctttcctccatccctccctctttcttctccctcacaCCTCCTTATTCCCTGACCTCTCCTCCCTTCATCCCTGCTGTATCTCCAGGCCTGGAGCTGTGCGACCCAACCCAGAGGCTTCGGGTGGCCCTGGCAGGGGAGTTGGTAGGGGTGGGAGGGCACTTCCTGTTCCTGGGCCTGGCCCTTGTCTCTAAGGACTGGCGATTTCTACAGCGAATGATCACCGCTCCTTGCATCCTCTTCCTGTTTTATGGGTCAGTATCACCCTTCACCTGCGGCCTGCTTCTTCCCATCTTTACCTCCAGTGCAGTCCCTAATCCCTGCCAACTGCCCAGTTCCTCAGAGGTGGGAGGGTCCCATCCCTGGTTCCAGAGGAAGAAGGCTTCACAGTATACTCTACCGCCTTCCCGTAGCTGGCCTGGTCTGTTTCTGGAGTCCGCACGGTGGCTGATAGTGAAGCGACAAATTGAGGAAGCCCAGTCTGTGCTGAGGATCCTGGCTGAGCGGAACCGGCCCCATGGGCAGATGCTGGGAGAAGAGGCCCAGGAAGCCTTACAGGGTAAGAAGCAAGGGGTCTCTACCACGATGACTTCTGTGTGACTGTGCTTGTGCCTCTTCACCGCGGAAGAGCCCGGGGCTCAGCTGTCTCTGATCACTTCCGTCTGCTTCCTGCAGAACTGGAGAATACCTGCCCTCTCCCTACGACATCCACCTTTTCCTTCGCGTCCCTCCTCAACCACCGCAACCTCTGGAAGAATCTGCTTATCCTGGGCTTCACCAAGTGAGCCTGGCTGTCTGAGCTGAGGGCCAGGCCAGTAGCTGGGATAGGGGCTGGTTGGGTGGGAAAAGCCTCTTGAACGGGGGCAGAGGATGAAGCTGTGGAGAGGGACTCACGCCCTGCATTGTTTCCCCGCCCTGTTGCCCTGTTGCGCAGCTTCATCGCCCACGCCATTCGCCACTGCTACCAGCCTGTAGGAGGAGGGGGGAGCCCGTCAGACTTCTACCTGGGTTCTCTGCTAGCCAGTGGCACAGCGGCCCTGGCCTGTGTCTTCCTGGGGGTCACCGTGGACCGTTTCGGCCGCCGGGGCATCCTGCTTCTCTCAATGACTCTCACGGGCATTGCCTCCCTGGTCCTGCTGGGCCTGTGGGATTGTGAGTATCTTTTCTTCTCTGCAGTGTGGGAATCCTACAGTTAGGGAACCCCAACAGAATAACTTAGCTACTACGTCTGACATAGGCCTTCCAAGACTCAGACCTTCCCCAGATCACTGTCCAGCTGTGTAAACTTGTGTTCCTCCATTCCATAGCGGAATGCCCAGAACCCAAACAGCAGGGACCAGAGAGTTTGAGAGCCAAGTGGATGACGTCAGAGACTAGGCCAGGTGTGTGTTCCCTACCTACATTCATATCGTCCATCCCTTTTGGTCCTCCAGATCTGAACGACGCTGCCATCACCACCTTCTCTGTCCTTGGACTCTTCTCCTCCCAAGCTTCTGCCATCCTCAGTACCCTCCTTGCTGCTGAAGTCATCCCAACCACTGTGCGGTGAGAAAGGGGTACTGCCCAGGGAGGGGAAAGGGCCAGCCAGACCTTGAGGCCTTTGGCTGAGGTAAAGGGCTGAAGGATGAAAAGGAGAAGCTGTTGGAGAACCAAGGTGAGGCCCACAGCTATCGGCTCAGTGCCCTCTCCGTGTTTCTCAGGGGCCGTGGCCTAGGCCTAATCATGGCACTTGGGGCGCTCGGGGGGCTAAGCTGTCCAGCTCAGCGGCTCCACATGGGCCATGGAGCCTTCCTGCAGCATGTGGTACTGGCGGCCTGTGCCCTCCTCTGCATCCTCAGCATCATGCTGCTGCCCGAGACCAAGCGCAAGCTTCTGCCAGAGGTACTCCGGGATGGGGAGCTGTGCCGTCGGCCTTCCCTGCTGAGGCAGCCACCACCTAACCGCTGTGACCATGTCCCGCTGCTGGCCACTCCTAACCCTGCCCTCTAAATAGCCTCTGAGCACCCTGGTGGGAGGCTGGCCGAACAGAAAGGTGACAAAGGGCCCTAGCAAGGTAGACAGGAAGGCAAGGCCGCCCCCCACAAAAGGCTCAAAGGCACCTTACTCCAGCCATCTAGGAGAGCTCAGAGGGCCGGTCCCCAACCCCAGTTCCTCCCTGCTGCTTTATGTTCTTTGTCAGCAAGCATCAGTACGGGGTGGGCAGAGCATCACACTATAACCATTAGGTCTGGGCTCCATCCTGTGCCCAAAGACAGCTTCCCAGACCTCACTCTTTCTCGCTCTTTCATTCTGTTTCAATAAAAGACATTTTGAGTAAATGAGCATATGATAGCCTGGACGTCCCTCCCTTATGTTGTCCTTTTATCTCTCGGAGAAAGACTTTTCTCGGTGTGACACAAGCCAGTAACAACCTCGCCTTTCTCACTATGCCGCTCACTGTAGCTCTGCCCGTGCCGCTCACTGTGCCGCTCACTGCAGCTCTATGCCGGGCCGCTCACTGTGCCGGGCTGCTCACTGTCTCATTCCATCCTTGCAACAACCTCAAGGTCGGTATGGGGAGCAATTAAGGATTTAGGGAGCAATAAAAATTAGCTTGAGGGCTGGAGGGTGGTTGTGAGTGCTTGCTGACCTTCCAGAGGGCCGGAGTTGGTCCCCATACCCACACATGTCTGTCCACAGCTGCCtgggactccagctccaggaatcgAACACTGTCTTCTGGTCCCCAAAGCACCCACATGCGTATACTTAACGCtaacatacatgtgcacaaagATAAGATGATCTCTTTAAATTGACGTAAAAAAGGAGTTTATGAGCTGTGGAGCAGGTTAAAGAGAGAGCTCACAGGATGGAGAAGcgaacacacacagcacaggcagGCCTCTGCTTGAACTCCAGTAGAAATCCTTCCCGGAAGCCTCATGCAAGTTTCTCTCTAGCAAGCATGTGATTGGCTAGCTCAGGTAGCATTCTCCTCCACCCCTAATACTAAGGGctgtgaagaagaaaaatgagcagTTAGGACAGGACTGGATATTGTTTAGAAAtgaacaatggctgtctaccataGTGTTTCTCTTACTAGTGCTCAAGGACTTGATAACTTATCCAAGGTTCCAAAGTTAGACCCTGTTAGAGCCCAGACAGCTAGAATTCTGTTGagtacacgcccttaatcccagctgttgggaggcagaaggaggaggatctctggcctgctctacatagtgagttccaggccagccagagctgagTGAgaacctgcacacatacacatacacacacacacacacaaaacaaaaaaggaaggaagaactaGAGGCCATCACTGTACTCTGGCCACCTTTCCTGCTAAACTTTGGACACTTCCCTTGGCGGTGAGGAAAGGGGTCTCTGGCCTTCCCTAGGAAGTGGCAGTAGGGGACCCCAGCTCAGTTGTTAGAGTGCTTTACACTAAACCTGAACTTTGACCATGTGTGCATGTAGTATATGCCTGTAGTCTCAGCatccaggaggtggaggcaagaggatcaaaagCTCAAGGAAACCATCAGTTACAgtcagagttcaaggctaccctggggtACATGAAGCACTGTCTAAAATCATAACAAAAAACCCACACTAGGAATATtaataaagaggaagagaagttTGTGGTTAGGAGGATCATGGGCCTTTTTTGCTTTAGAGATGGGATCATTTTATAcagtccaggccagccttgaacttgtagccctggctagaaGACTGCTTCTTGAAGGAGGTGAGGCAGATTCCTTGCTCAGTGCGTCTAACTCGAGCCTATTGTACAGGTAAAGCAGATTCCTAGGGTTTGGAAAGGGTAGGCTTTAACTTGGGGTAGTTCTGAGAGAGGACTTCCTAGGAAAATGGAAGTCCTTCCTCTTCCAGAAAAGAGGTCGGTCATCAGCATCACTGGggctcccttctccttcccttttgcTGATTCATGTCTAAGGCCGCACGCTATCAATAACGCCATGCTACAGGGCTCCAAATAAGTGTTCCTGGAGACCTCATAGGAGCATCCTCAGTGACTCCCCACAGTCCCTTGAGAAGGAGCCATTTTTATTCCTGCTCCTTCACATTACAGAACAATGAGAACTGAGAGAAACTGAGGGGACTTGCCATTCgggggcagagccaggcagcCGCCTCTACTTGCCTCTTGTTCATGGAGTCAAGTGACTGGTGTTGCCTTTTGCTGTGTGTGAAATGATTTGAACCATGGCTTGAACTGGAGTAGAGGGTCTCCTCCTccctatcctttttttttttttttcttttaaatataggaTCTCCTTTTGtatcccaggctaacctcaaagtcacaatcctccagcctcagcctcctgagtgctaggattcacAGGTCTTCCATGTCCTGGCTAAGGGACACTTCAATGAAACGCCTCATTCTGTAGAACCAACGAAACAAAACCAACCAGAAAGCGACCACAGCTCCTGTCGGGGAGGCAGGTAAAAGTGAACAGGAGAAAGGTATGAGGTCACACAGGGAGGAGGGATCACCCCAGTTTCTAGACTGGTGGAAATGGTCAGTGTCTAGAGCCCAAACAACTGACGTCAACTTCTCCAACCATACGACCTTCCTAAATTCTCAGCCTATGGAAAAACTGACTTTCTCTGAGGATGCTGCAAGACTGTAGCTCGGAGAGGCACCTGTTGAAAGTTCCATGAGCTGGCCAGGGGAGTAGCTGGATCTTGAAGAGGGAGCGCCTGCAATCTTCTTCCTGCACAACAGCTGGAAATGGTGTGTGGTTCTGATGTAGGGTTCATCACTTTCGCCCCGCTGCCATGGAATTATGTAATTCaagctggctctgaactcatagtgaccttcctgccccagcctcccaagtgctgggactagaggtgtgagccaccatatccaACTCAAGACAGGAAATATCTGTAAGTGTCATGTGAGAAAGTATTTCTCTAATACTTTgcttattttaagtttttgttgttgttttggtttttcaagacagggtttctctgtgtagtcctggctgtccaggaactcactctgtagaccaggctggcctcaaattcacagagatctgcctgactctgccttcccagtgctggggttaaaggtgtgagccaccacccggctatttcTCTAATACTAAATTCATTGGGAACCCCCAAGAACTTCAAGGATATATAGTTTTCAGGCAAATAAGAGAAATGACTATTCTGTTTGTACTGGTTGAAATTTGGGCTTTCTGTTTTAGCTGGATTTATGACTAAGAGTCATAATGGACTATTGAGAGGGAAACCagaggacacagaggacacaTTTCTAATGTTAGAAAGTTGTATGAGATGGGCCTGTGAAAATGCGCGCTGCTAGGTCTGGCAACTCAAGTTCCCACAATGTGGGTCAGAAGAACCCGCTCTAATGAGtggtcttctgatctccatacgTGCACGTGGTACACCCGTCTCCCAACACACACAATATCTCattctttaaaactatttttagaaAGCTATTTAAAATGACACAATATCCACTTTTTGCCCTCTCAAGACAACCTCATCTGGTCACCAGGCAACCAAGTTTTACAATAGCTAGCCACCAACGTCTGGCTTGGCCTCAGGTCTGAAAGGAGCCCATGTTCCTCATCTTGTTCCCTTGAACTGACTAAGAACTCCTAAGACTAATAATTGCAATCTGTACAGAAGATGCGGACAAGtataaaagaagggaaacaacTATCGTACAACAAAGCACACCGCGTGGCTTACCGCTCAGTTCCCAAGGGGGCTGGGGAGTAAGTCGGGGGTGTTGACCGTCTGGTGTATAGAGCAGAGGCATTTTACTGCATCTCACATGGTAGAAAGGAAACTCACAGTCGTATTTTTGAAGGGCACGAAGCATTTTTATAAAAGCAGAGCTCTTGTGACTTACCCAGCTCTCAAAGACCCTCACAGTGGGAATAGGTGTCATATAAATTTGGGGCTACAAACATTCAGATCATAGCAGGTTCTACTCTATTAAAGAAagatagggggctggagagatggctccgtggttaagagcactgactgctcttccagaggacttgggttcaattcccagcacccacatggcagctcacaactgtctgaagatccggTTCTAGGGGATctcacaccttcacaccaatgcacataaaataaaaagttaaataaaccataaaaagtATTATAAAAAAAAGACGGGAAAAACTCCTTGACAAAAATACCCTTCTAACCTGGTACTCAGGTGGCTGAGGcgggcaggtctctgagtttgaggtcagcttggtctacacagcaagttccaggccagtcaggaataCATAGTGAGAACTCATTTTGAAAAAAGGACTGAATTTTCAGAATATAAAATCAGTATAAAAATGACTGttttggggccagcaagatgagtGAAAGGTGGCTTGCTGCGCAGGCCTGGTGACTTGAATTCCAGCCGTGCACCCTATATAGAGCTAGCACAGCACAGAGTTGTCCAGAGCCCTCATGTGTATGTATAAAGAGTTAAAAAGGTTTAGTTCtaaagtcagatgtggtggttcacacctttaacccagcagcTAGAACCAAATATCATAAACAGAGTATGTTACGTAAGCAACAAAAATTGATTTCTCAGTTTCGGCTCATTGGGGGAAAGTGTTTGCTCCCGAGTGCAGTCACCTGAGTGTGAGCTCAATCCCTAGAGTCTACAAGTGCAGGGAGAGAAGCTAGTCCTGCAGGCTGTCTAACCACCATATGGATGACTCCCTGCCCCacacaatgaataaatttaaGACAAATCTTAATAAAAACTTAGGGATTTTATGGAAGTTTTTTGGTGGCATACaaaacagagaaatgacagaCATCATTCTTTAATAGATCCCTTTACAGAACAATAACACCTTCAGTAGAACCCACGTTTAGAAAATGCCCAATAAATACATGTTTGAATAAATGATTATCAATAAGCCTAGAGAAGAAAAAATGTGGAAAACttgtgagggttttttgttttgttttttaaaataagtcctagaacttactgtgtacaccaggctggtcttgaactcagagatccatgttcctttgcctcctgaatactgagattaaagtcataGAGCACTATGCCTAGCAGATTTTGTGAATTTAGTCTATAGTGAGGGTCTGTGAGGGATAGAAGACAAGCCAAGAAAACCCAGGGCGTTTCAAGACAGAACTTCTCCAACCAGGTATCAGAAAAAGGTACACCCAggcatggtgggacacacctttagttccagcacatgagaagcagaggcaggtggatctgtgagtttgaggcc is a genomic window of Chionomys nivalis chromosome 12, mChiNiv1.1, whole genome shotgun sequence containing:
- the Slc22a17 gene encoding solute carrier family 22 member 17, whose product is MASDPIFTLAPPLHCHYGALPPNASGWEQPPNASGVSVAGAALAASAASRVVTSTDPSCSGFAPPDFNHCLKDWDYNGLPVLTTNAIGQWDLVCDLGWQVILEQILFILGFASGYLFLGYPADRFGRRGIVLLTLGLVGPCGVGGAAAGSSTGIMVLRFLLGFLLAGVDLGVYLMRLELCDPTQRLRVALAGELVGVGGHFLFLGLALVSKDWRFLQRMITAPCILFLFYGWPGLFLESARWLIVKRQIEEAQSVLRILAERNRPHGQMLGEEAQEALQELENTCPLPTTSTFSFASLLNHRNLWKNLLILGFTNFIAHAIRHCYQPVGGGGSPSDFYLGSLLASGTAALACVFLGVTVDRFGRRGILLLSMTLTGIASLVLLGLWDYLNDAAITTFSVLGLFSSQASAILSTLLAAEVIPTTVRGRGLGLIMALGALGGLSCPAQRLHMGHGAFLQHVVLAACALLCILSIMLLPETKRKLLPEVLRDGELCRRPSLLRQPPPNRCDHVPLLATPNPAL